Proteins co-encoded in one Arachis hypogaea cultivar Tifrunner chromosome 11, arahy.Tifrunner.gnm2.J5K5, whole genome shotgun sequence genomic window:
- the LOC112719904 gene encoding peroxidase 4 gives MTLFRSSSSSSLFLVFVLVLLAGTSSSAHLLSENFYCRKCPQVFNAVKSVVEDAVAKEQRLGASILRLFFHDCFIDGCDGSLLLDDTSTFKGEKTAAANKNSVRGFEVIDAIKSKVEALCPGVVSCADILAIASRDAVVILGGPFWDVKLGRRDSRTANFTAANTGVIPPPTSNLSTLISNFKSHGLDVKDLVALSGSHTIGQARCTSFRGHIYNDTDIDPSFAKLRQKNCPRQNGTGDNNLAPLDLQTPTHFENNYYKNLINKKGLLHSDQELFNGGSTDSLVKAYSQNNKAFASDFVTGMIKMGNILPLTGSKGEIRKNCRRVN, from the exons atgacactttttcgttcttcttcttcttcttctttattccttgtctttgttcttgttcttcttgcTGGAACCTCTTCTTCAGCCCATCTACTTTCAGAGAATTTCTATTGTAGAAAATGTCCACAAGTTTTCAATGCTGTGAAATCTGTTGTTGAAGATGCTGTGGCCAAAGAACAACGCCTTGGTGCTTCTATTCTTCGCCTCTTCTTCCATGATTGCTTTATTGAT GGTTGTGATGGATCATTGTTATTGGATGATACATCAACATTCAAAGGAGAGAAGACAGCAGCAGCAAACAAAAACTCAGTGAGAGGGTTTGAAGTAATTGATGCAATCAAGTCAAAGGTTGAAGCTTTGTGCCCCGGTGTTGTTTCATGTGCTGATATCTTGGCCATTGCTTCTCGTGACGCTGTTGTTATT CTTGGAGGGCCTTTTTGGGATGTGAAACTTGGAAGAAGGGATTCAAGAACAGCAAATTTCACAGCTGCCAACACTGGTGTAATTCCACCTCCCACTTCTAACCTTAGTACCCTAATTTCCAATTTTAAGTCACATGGCCTTGATGTCAAGGACTTAGTTGCCTTATCTG GGTCTCACACAATTGGGCAAGCAAGGTGTACAAGTTTCAGAGGTCACATATACAATGACACCGACATTGACCCTTCATTTGCCAAGTTAAGGCAGAAAAATTGTCCAAGGCAAAATGGCACAGGAGACAACAATTTAGCACCCTTAGACCTACAAACACCCACACATTTTGAGAACAACTACTACAAGAACCTCATCAACAAAAAGGGTCTCCTTCATTCTGATCAAGAACTCTTCAATGGTGGATCCACTGATTCACTTGTTAAGGCCTATAGTCAGAATAATAAGGCCTTTGCTTCTGACTTTGTTACTGGAATGATTAAGATGGGGAACATCCTGCCCTTAACTGGGTCAAAAGGTGAGATAAGGAAGAATTGCAGAAGAGTGAATTAG